In one window of Cryptococcus neoformans var. neoformans B-3501A chromosome 11, whole genome shotgun sequence DNA:
- a CDS encoding hypothetical protein (Match to EST gb|CF193528.1|CF193528; HMMPfam hit to Ctr, Ctr copper transporter family, score: 72.3, E(): 1.2e-18): MDHGDHSKHTMPDMDMPACSMNMLWNNQVADTCVVFRSWHISGTWTMILSCFVIIGISVFYSYLLHYIKDYDRHIAAAIYSSTQPGRRDRDGSPAETGLIPPIPTAYGGIEVGALNKIGVKELIIVRLGSTRLPLRLRLMRAGLYAISVAISFWLMLVAMTYNTYLFSSIVVGAFFGHVMYEGEMDVGAVLSGTSGKGLACH; this comes from the exons ATGGACCACGGTGACCACTCGAAACACACTATGCCTGACATGGACATGCCCGCTTGTTCG ATGAACATGCTGTGGAATAACCAAGTAGCAGACACATGCGTTGTCTTCCGCTCATGGCATATCTCGGGTACTTGGACCATGATTCTTTCTTG CTTTGTCATCATTGGCATCTCCGTTTTCTATTcttatcttcttcactaCATCAAAGACTACGATCGTCATATCGCTGCGGCTATCTATTCCTCTACGCAGCCAGGTCGAAGGGACAGAGACGGCAGCCCTGCTGAAACCGGTCTCATACCACCTATTCCGACTGCGTACGGCGGGATTGAAGTAGGCGCTTTGAACAAAATTGGAGT AAAGGAGCTCATTATCGTTCGGCTTGGCAGTACCAGATTGCCCCTCAGATTGAGACTGATGAGGGCTGGACTCTATGCCATTTCCGTagccatttccttctgg CTCATGCTCGTCGCCATGACTTACAACACGTATCTCTTCAGCTCCATCGTCGTTGGTGCTTTCTTTGGTCATGTGATGTATGAAGGTGAGATGGATGTCGG GGCCGTGCTGTCTGGTACGAGTGGGAAAGGGTTGGCTTGTCACTAA
- a CDS encoding hypothetical protein (Match to EST gb|CF192026.1|CF192026) — protein MTRTAHHPHPTPSFPVYCLDWADDANLVLGGGGGATRSGIQNKLKLCKVSKDGKYLSYLAELPLSNDEDAPMTMAIDKETKRIVTGINGSSSAVQAGNNDHCRVYSFSDNRIELVGGQKTIEADWSDDYPYQKFTVLSSSSKLLAVGSTDNRVSILHFPSLEPAAPAFSTDSELVDLDWGGPEGEWLCVATTNALLIYLRPSAGTAMTLKQTIYPPSFDIVPAIFRSARFSRNPSTPLNIHAVLNSTKPAKRGAARKAWVCTFGVVAGPSQAKLTEEEKATAKIEEEKGKEKETASDPQEDVGKWDVLIKREVAGKPVTVFDVSSDGRLISYGCSDLSIGILDSKTLAPLLKILHAHSFPPTALKFNPSASLLVSASADNTVRAIVVPAKFGGLSTPMVILLLALLALILALALKR, from the exons ATGACCAGGACAGCGCATCACCCTCATccaactccttccttcccagtGTATTGCCTTGACTGGGCTGACGACGCTAATCTGGTACTtggaggtggtggcggAGCAACCCGAAGCGGCATTCAAAACAAGCTG AAACTGTGCAAAGTCtcaaaggatggaaaatACTTGAGTTATTTGGCGGAACTCCCCCTCAGtaatgatgaagatgcgcCCATGACTATGGCCATCGACAAAGAG ACCAAGCGCATAGTCACGGGCATCAATGGTTCTTCGTCGGCCGTTCAGGCTGGAAATAATGACCATTGCAGAGTTTATTCATTCAGTGATAATCG AATTGAGCTCGTCGGAGGGCAGAAAACCATAGAGGCTGATTGGTCCGACGATTATCCGTACCAA AAATTCACTGtcctttcatcctcgtctAAGCTACTCGCGGTTGGAAGCACCGATAATAGGGTGTCAATCCTGCATTTCCCTTCACTTGAACCTGCAGCCCCCGCATTTTCCACGGATTCTGAACTCGTGGATCTTGACTGGGGAGGCCCCGAGGGTGAATGG TTGTGTGTGGCCACGACGAATGCGCTCTTAATTTACCTGCGTCCCTCTGCCGGAACGGCCATGACATTGAAGCAAACGATCTACCCTCCAAGCTTCGACATCGTCCCAGCCATATTCCGTTCGGCCCGTTTTTCCCGTAACCCTTCAACGCCTTTGAACATTCACGCTGTCCTGAACTCTACCAAACCCGCAAAGCGAGGTGCGGCGAGAAAGGCGTGGGTATGCACATTTGGAGTTGTTGCAGGACCGAGTCAGGCGAAATTgaccgaggaggagaaggctaCAGCGAAGatcgaagaggagaaaggaaaggagaaggagacaGCGAGCGATCCTCAGGAGGACGTGGGGAAGTGGGATGTATTGATCAAGAGGGAAGTTGCTGGAAAGCCTGTAACAGTATTCGATGTCAG TTCTGATGGGAGACTTATCTCATATGGATGCTCTGATCTCTCGATCGGGATTCTCGATTCCAAAACGTTGGCG CCCCTTCTCAAGATCCTTCACGCCCACTCATTTCCTCCAACTGCCCTCAAGTTTAATCCTTCGGCTTCCCTTCTTGTGTCTGCGAGTGCCGACAATACTGTTCGCGCCATCGTTGTACCTGCTAAATTTGGTGGAC TATCAACACCTATGGTCATATTGTTGTTGGCGCTTTTGGCGTTGATTTTGGCCCTTGCACTCAAACGGTGA
- a CDS encoding hypothetical protein (Match to ESTs gb|CF193468.1|CF193468, gb|CF193467.1|CF193467, gb|CF192137.1|CF192137; HMMPfam hit to ETF_beta, Electron transfer flavoprotein beta subunit, score: 362.7, E(): 4.8e-106), giving the protein MRPTLPSLINILVPVKRSIDYAVKIRVASDGKGVDTNVKHSMNPFDEIAVEEAIRQRDKSGEKVESITALSIGPPKAADTIRTALAMGADTGIHITTPENTIVEPLSVAHAIKAIIERSEKAGKKFDLVFMGKQAIDDDSGATGGMLAGLLGWGQASFASKVVIEKGGRIEVTREIDGGLEVVESKIPMVVTTDLRLNEPRYASLPNIMKAKKKKIETLKPEDLGLDFTPRLETVSVSEPPKRKGGSKVETVQELVAKMKEAGVL; this is encoded by the exons ATGCGTCCCACTCTCCCATCTCTTATCAACATTCTTGTCCCCGTCAAGAGGTCCATCGACTATGCTGT CAAAATCCGAGTGGCTTCTGACGGCAAGGGAGTGGACACCAATGTCAAGCACTCTATG AACCCCTTTGACGAAATCG CCGTGGAGGAGGCTATTCGTCAGCGAGACAAGTCTGGCGAGAAGGTCGAATCTATCACTGCCCTTTCCATTGGCCCTCCTAAGGCTGCCGACACCATCCGTACCGCCCTCGCCATGGGTGCTGACACTGGTATTCACATCACCACCCCCGAAAACACTATTGTCGAGCCTCTCTCCGTTGCTCATGCTATCAAGGCCATTATCGAACGCTCAGAAAAAGCTGGAAAGAAATTTGACCTCGTCTTTATGGGTAAGCAGGCAATCGACGATGACAGCGGTGCCACCGGAGGTATGCTTGCTGGTCTGCTTGGATGGGGACAAGCATCTTTCGCTAGCAAGGTTGTGATCGAAAAAGGCGGCAGGATAGAGGTCACAAGGGAAATTGATGGTGGTTTGGAAGTTGTCGAGAGCAAGATTCCTATGGTCGTCACTACTGACCTCCGATTGAACG AGCCTCGGTATGCCTCCTTGCCTAACATCATGAAGgctaagaagaagaagattgaaaCTCTCAAGCCTGAGGACCTCGGTCTTGACTTT ACTCCCCGACTTGAGACTGTTTCCGTTTCTGAACCTCCTAAACGAAAAGGCGGTAGCAAG GTTGAGACTGTCCAGGAGCTTGTCgccaagatgaaggaagcGGGTGTTCTGTAA
- a CDS encoding hypothetical protein (HMMPfam hit to WD40, WD domain, G-beta repeat, score: 191.2, E(): 2e-54) — MANHHDHDKPLRSALDPISSPYFSSLNGTLSIAKEVLIGPFQGDHRRSESARILSDLAPSLMQPRFLNAASSSQQSLSKSSHPGAPYPLLRLPTNLPFNKSSRPTASSLAILEAVDNLASLSLGDVSHPQNGQNSPSLIRGFKATIPSSELAKQRRRMVRGGIVDEDLGGKIGLKKLGDRARGLLTEKGEDEEDGELGVGRHAVKKRRKKRESRRFTEGRHLEGKLRLEDLAKQADEIGQDKENLHVRQSLIQSEIAEVGAKIDALEDIRRHLEASLLHLQEEDLELDDELEGVQELMASPAIKAAAGAKSLPLSSSGAGISNKSSRRRKGPAFLPSEHDELPSGVAFMTLNGHTAPITALDFDEPYGMLVTAGQDDVVKVWDLCDGEEIGQLRGHRGTVKALQVEDTLCLTGGADGNVRLWDLRMVEDYEERLHTQLAELARQDPLERIAEQRAHEEDGEHAEQDDELPDGTLQDPQPGDGSPCVRTLEGHSKSVTSLYYEDGCLVTGSSDKTIRQWDVATGQCVLTMDILWAISNPPPPPSSVPPQRPPRLSHRSSTSFGSNTYEDILPSPGASLVGMSGAALLGAATGQNFAVPTPPYADGTWEMYQDFVGGVQFWGYALASGSGDGGVRMWDMRTGQAHRTLIGHTAPVTCLQFDEQYIVTGSLDRTVRIWDLRMGSVSEVHKYEYPVTALQFDSRKVVACTGENGVEVYNRTTHAHSRLVVNGHTKPAEKMRFIDKYLVSGGRDGCAKVWAM; from the exons ATGGCCAACCACCATGATCACGACAAGCCTCTACGCTCAGCGCTGGACCCAATTTCATCTCCATACTTCTCATCTTTAAATGGCACACTCTCTATCGCCAAAGAGGTCCTAATCGGTCCCTTTCAAGGAGATCACAGACGATCAGAGAGTGCTAGGATTTTGTCAGACC TCGCCCCATCTTTGATGCAACCGCGATTTCTGAATGCCGCCTCATCTAGCCAACAATCGCTTTCAAAGTCCTCACATCCCGGTGCACCATACCCACTGTTGCGCCTCCCAACCAACCTTCCTTTCAACAAGTCTTCCCGGCCAactgcctcttctcttgctATTTTGGAGGCAGTAGACAATCTTGCTTCGCTTTCGCTTGGCGATGTCTCGCATCCTCAAAATGGGCAAAACTCACCCAGCCTAATAAGAGGCTTCAAGGCCACGATACCCTCTTCAGAGCTGGCGAAGCagcggagaaggatggtgagAGGTGGAATTGTGGATGAAGATTTGGGAGGGAAGATTGGGTTGAAGAAACTCGGGGATCGAGCAAGAGGATTATTAAcggaaaagggagaagatgaagaggatggggagcTCGGTGTGGGCCGGCAtgcggtgaagaagagacgaaagaagagggagagcaGGAGATTCACGGAGGGAAGACATTTGGAAGGCAAGCTGAGGTTAGAAGATCTGGCCAAACAAGCAGACGAGATTGGCCAGGATAAGGAGAATCTGCATGTTAGGCAG TCCTTGATACAATCTGAAATTGCTGAAGTGGGAGCTAAGATTGACGCGTTGGAAGATATCCGCCGTCACCTTGAGgcatcccttcttcatcttcaagaagaggatttgGAATTAGATGATGAATTAGAGGGTGTGCAGGAGCTCATGGCCTCACCGGCCATCAAAGCAGCAGCGGGCGCAAAGTCATTACCTCTTAGCTCTAGTGGTGCTGGCATCAGTAACAAGAgctcaaggagaagaaagggtcCGGCGTTCCTGCCATCAGAACATGACGAGCTGCCATCTGGCGTGGCTTTCATG ACCTTAAATGGACACACCGCACCTATCACCGCACTGGACTTTGACGAACCATACGGAATGCTTGTTACTGCCGGACAAGACGACGTTGTCAAGGTTTGGGACCTGTgtgatggtgaggagaTTGGACAGTTGCGAGGACATAGAG GGACTGTCAAAGCCTTGCAGGTCGAAGATACTTTATGTCTGACCGGCGGCGCCGATGGCAACGTTCGTCTGTGGGATCTGCGCATGGTTGAAGATTACGAAGAGCGTCTCCATACTCAGCTCGCAGAGCTTGCTCGACAGGATCCTCTCGAGAGAATAGCCGAGCAAAGAGcgcatgaagaagatggagaacaTGCGGAGCAAGACGATGAACTGCCTGATGGCACTCTTCAGGATCCACAACCTGGAGATGGTAGTCCATGCGTGAGAACCTTGGAGGGTCACAGCAAGAGCGTCACATCACTGTATTACGAAGATGGATGCTTGGTCACTGGCTCTTCAGATAAGACGATCCGACAATGGGACGTTGCTACTGGGCAATGTGTTCTGACTATGGACATTCTGTGGGCGATCTccaatcctcctcctccgccgtcGTCTGTACCTCCTCAACGACCCCCGCGTCTTTCCCACCGTTCGTCAACATCATTTGGTTCCAACACATACGAAGACATTCTTCCCTCGCCCGGTGCTTCCTTGGTCGGCATGTCGGGAGCTGCCCTCCTCGGCGCCGCGACGGGCCAAAATTTCGCTGTCCCAACTCCGCCTTATGCTGATGGGACGTGGGAAATGTATCAAGACTTTGTAGGAGGCGTGCAGTTCTGGGGTTACGCTTTGGCCAGTGGAAGCGGGGATGGCGGCGTGAGAATGTGGGATATGAGGACGGGACAGGCACATAGGACTCTAATTGGACATACTGCTCCAGTCACTTGCTTGCAGTTTGACGAGCAATACATTGTCACGGGAAGTTTGGACCGAACTGTCAGA ATATGGGATCTCCGCATGGGTTCCGTTTCGGAAGTCCACAAATACGAATACCCGGTTACAGCACTTCAATTCGATAGCCGCAAAGTGGTGGCGTGCACTGGAGAAAATGGCGTGGAGGTGTACAACCGCACGACTCACGCCCACTCGCGGTTGGTAGTCAACGGCCATACCAAGCCAGCGGAAAAAATGAGGTTCATCGACAAGTACTTGGTGTCTGGGGGAAGAGACGGATGCGCCAAGGTGTGGGCTATgtag